One Equus quagga isolate Etosha38 chromosome 5, UCLA_HA_Equagga_1.0, whole genome shotgun sequence genomic window carries:
- the SEMA4C gene encoding semaphorin-4C: protein MAPHWAVWLLTVGLWGLGIGAEVWWNLVPRKTVSSGELATVVRRFSQTGIQDFLTLTLTEPTGLLYVGAREALFAFSEEALELQGVISWEAPAEKKAECIQKGKSNQTECFNFIRFLQPYNTSHLYVCGTYAFQPKCAYIDMLTFTLERGEFEDGKGKCPYDPAKGHTGLLVDGELYSATLNNFLGTEPVILRNMGPHHSMKTEYLAFWLNEPHFVGSAYIPESVGSFTGDDDKVYFFFSERAVEYDCYAEQVVARVARVCKGDMGGARTLQRKWTTFLKARLVCSAPDRQLYFNQLQALHTLQDTSWHNTTFFGVFQARWGDVDLSAVCEYQLEEIQRVFEGPYKEYREQAQKWGRYTDPVPSPRPGSCINNWHRRHGYTSSLELPDNTLNFIKKHPLMEEQVGPRWGRPLLVKKDTNFTHLVADRVMGLDGATYTVLFIGTGDGWLLKAVSLGPWVHLIEELQVFDQEPVESLVLSRSKKLLFTGSRSQLVQLPLADCMKYRSCADCVLARDPYCAWSVNTSHCVAVGGHSGALLIQHVTVSDTSGICNFRGTKKVRLTPKNITVVAGTDLVLPCRLSSNLAHARWTFGGRDLPAEQPGSFLYDARLQALVVMAAQPRHAGAYHCFSEEQGARLAAEGYLVAVVAGPSVTLEARAPLENLGLVWLAVVALGAVCLVLLLLVLSLRRRLREELEKGAKAAERTLVYPLELPKEPTSPPFRPGPETDEKLWDPVGYYYSDGSLKIVPGHARCQPGGGPPSPPPGIPGQPLPSPTRLHLGGGRNSNANGYVRLQLGGEDRGGLGHPLPELADELRRKLQQRQPLPDSNPEESSV from the exons ATGGCCCCACACTGGGCTGTCTGGCTGCTGACAGTGGGGCTGTGGGGCCTGGGCATTGGGGCTGAGGTGTGGTGGAACCTGGTGCCCCGGAAGACAGTATCTTCTGGGG AGCTGGCCACAGTGGTGCGGCGCTTCTCCCAAACGGGCATCCAGGATTTCCTGACGCTGACCCTGACCGAACCGACTGGGCTCCTGTACGTGGGGGCCCGGGAGGCCCTGTTTGCCTTCAGCGAGGAGGCTCTGGAGCTGCAAGGAGTG atcTCGTGGGAGGCACCAGCTGAGAAGAAGGCCGAGTGTATCCAGAAAGGGAAGAGTAACCAG ACGGAATGTTTCAACTTCATCCGCTTCCTGCAGCCATACAACACGTCCCACCTGTACGTCTGCGGCACCTACGCCTTCCAGCCCAAGTGCGCCTACATC GACATGCTCACCTTCACTTTGGAGCGCGGAGAGTTTGAGGATGGGAAGGGGAAGTGCCCCTATGACCCAGCTAagggccacactggcctccttgtgG ACGGCGAGCTGTACTCGGCCACGCTCAACAACTTCCTGGGCACGGAGCCTGTTATCCTGCGTAACATGGGGCCCCACCACTCCATGAAGACGGAGTACCTGGCCTTCTGGCTCAACG AACCTCACTTTGTAGGCTCGGCCTACATTCCAGAGAGTGTGGGCAGCTTCACGGGGGACGATGACAAGGTCTACTTCTTCTTCAGTGAGCGAGCAGTGGAGTACGACTGCTACGCGGAGCAGGTGGTGGCTCGCGTAGCCCGCGTCTGCAAG GGAGACATGGGGGGCGCGCGGACCCTGCAGCGGAAGTGGACCACGTTCCTGAAGGCGCGGCTGGTGTGCTCGGCCCCCGACCGGCAGCTCTACTTCAACCAGCTGCAGGCGCTGCACACCCTGCAGGATACCTCTTGGCACAACACCACCTTCTTTGGGGTTTTTCAGGCACGATG GGGCGATGTGGACCTGTCAGCAGTCTGCGAGTACCAGTTAGAAGAGATCCAGAGGGTGTTTGAAGGTCCCTACAAGGAGTACCGCGAGCAGGCCCAGAAGTGGGGCCGCTATACCGACCCAGTCCCCAGCCCGCGGCCCGGCTCG TGCATCAACAACTGGCACCGGCGCCACGGCTACACCAGTTCTCTGGAGCTGCCTGACAACACCCTCAACTTCATCAAGAAGCACCCGCTGATGGAGGAGCAGGTGGGGCCtcggtggggccggcccctgctcgTGAAGAAGGACACCAACTTCACCCACCTCGTAGCTGACCGGGTTATGGGGCTTGACGGAGCCACCTATACCGTGCTGTTCATTGGCACAG GCGATGGCTGGCTGCTCAAGGCCGTAAGCCTGGGGCCCTGGGTCCACCTGATCGAGGAGCTGCAGGTGTTTGACCAGGAGCCGGTGGAAAGCCTGGTCCTGTCCCGGAGCAAG AAGCTGCTCTTTACGGGCTCACGCTCTCAGCTGGTCCAGCTGCCCCTGGCTGACTGCATGAAGTACCGCTCCTGTGCAGACTGCGTCCTTGCTCGGGACCCGTACTGTGCCTGGAGCGTCAACACCAGCCATTGTGTGGCCGTGGGTGGCCACTCTGG AGCCCTGCTGATCCAGCATGTGACAGTCTCAGACACCTCGGGCATCTGTAACTTCCGTGGCACTAAGAAAG TCAGGCTCACGCCCAAAAACATCACAGTGGTGGCAGGCACAGACCTGGTGCTGCCGTGCCGCCTCTCTTCCAACCTCGCCCACGCCCGCTGGACCTTCGGGGGCCGGGACTTGCCTGCGGAACAGCCTGGCTCCTTCCTTTATGATGCCCGACTACAGGCCCTGGTCGTGATGGCAGCCCAGCCCCGCCATGCTGGGGCCTACCACTGTTTTTCGGAGGAGCAGGGGGCACGGCTGGCTGCAGAAGGCTACCTGGTGGCTGTGGTGGCAGGCCCATCGGTGACCCTGGAGGCCCGGGCACCCCTGGAAAACCTGGGGTTGGTGTGGCTGGCTGTGGTGGCTCTGGGGGCTGTGtgcctggtgctgctgctgctggttttGTCACTGCGCCGGCGGCTGCGGGAGGAACTGGAGAAAGGTGCCAAGGCGGCAGAGAGGACCCTGGTGTACCCTCTGGAGCTGCCCAAGGAGCCCACCAGTCCCCCCTTCCGGCCCGGCCCCGAAACCGATGAGAAACTCTGGGATCCTGTTGGCTACTACTACTCCGACGGCTCCCTCAAGATCGTGCCTGGACACGCCAGGTGCCAGCCTGGGGGTGGGCCCCCTTCTCCGCCTCCGGGCATCcccggccagcccctgccttctcCAACTCGGCTTCACCTGGGGGGTGGGCGGAACTCAAATGCCAACGGTTATGTGCGCTTACAACTGGGGGGCGAGGACCGGGGAGGGCTCGGGCACCCCCTGCCTGAGCTCGCCGACGAACTGAGGCGCAAACTGCAGCAGCGCCAGCCTCTGCCAGACTCCAACCCCGAGGAGTCCTCGGTATGA
- the ANKRD39 gene encoding ankyrin repeat domain-containing protein 39 gives MAAPRPRADGPCCSQPSAAAGVRQTLDEMDFERGIWSAALNGDLGRVKYLIQKAADPSQPDSAGYTALHYASRNGHYAVCQFLLESGAKCDAQTHGGATALHRASYCGHTDIARLLLSHGSNPRLVDDDGMTSLHKAAEKGHVDICSLLLQHSPALKAVRDRKARLACDLLPCNSDLWDLLAS, from the exons ATGGCGGCGCCACGGCCCCGCGCCGATGGGCCCTGCTGCTCCCAGCCCAGCGCGGCGGCTGGCGTGCGGCAGACGCTCGACGAGATGGACTTCGAGAGGG GAATCTGGTCGGCTGCCCTGAATGGAGACCTGGGCCGAGTGAAGTATTTAATCCAGAAGGCAGCTGACCCCAGTCAGCCCGACTCGGCTGGCTATACCGCGCTG CACTACGCCAGCCGCAATGGGCACTACGCCGTGTGCCAGTTCCTGCTGGAAAGTGGGGCTAAGTGTGATGCCCAGACCCACGGTGGGGCCACTGCTCTCCACCGGGCCAGCTACTGTGGCCACACTGACATCGCACGGCTTCTGCTTTCTCATGGGTCCAACCCCAGGTTGGTAGATGATGATGGCATGACCAGTCTGCATAAG GCTGCTGAAAAGGGTCACGTGGACATTTGCTCCCTCCTGTTGCAGCACAGCCCAGCCCTGAAGGCCGTCCGGGATCGGAAGGCACGACTAGCATGTGACCTGCTGCCCTGCAACAGTGACCTGTGGGACCTGCTGGCCAGCTGA